From Apium graveolens cultivar Ventura chromosome 9, ASM990537v1, whole genome shotgun sequence, the proteins below share one genomic window:
- the LOC141683674 gene encoding AAA-ATPase At3g28580-like translates to MATPRTMLELWTTLGSTIASFMFVWAIIRQYVPVELRRYLESYTHRLLDYFSPYIRITIHEFTGTHLKRSEAYSSVEAYLSTNSSKIAKRLKAEVGKDSSKLLLSMDEHERVTDEFNGVQVWWLSSKVVSLSRPMSYYPEPEKRYYRLKFHKKHREMITETYLEHVLNKGKEIKRQNKQRRLYTNNSSSSIKYSSRRQTLWSHIVFEHPATFETLAMEPDKKQEITEDLLKFSQSKDYYARIGKSWKRGYLLHGPPGTGKSTMIAAMANFLSYDIYDLELTAVKDNTELRMLLIGTTSKSIIVIEDIDCSLELTGQRKKNEEKPLDSDKRKKEAGKEPKDEGGSKVTLSGLLNFIDGLWSSSGGERIIVFTTNYVEKLDPALTRSGRMDKHVEMSYCSFEGFKVLAKNYLDVEAHPTFDLIQHLMAEALITPADVAENLMPKTATENAHVCLSNLIRALDEAKDLKKNELEKVKAMSSDKHKEPVKVEAMLLDQPKELVKVDEMLPDEQEATAIL, encoded by the coding sequence ATGGCAACCCCACGAACCATGCTGGAGCTATGGACAACATTAGGCTCAACAATTGCAAGTTTCATGTTTGTTTGGGCAATCATCCGCCAATACGTTCCTGTTGAGCTTCGTCGCTACTTGGAATCCTACACGCACAGGCTCCTTGACTATTTCTCTCCTTATATTCGTATCACTATCCATGAATTCACTGGAACCCATCTCAAACGCAGTGAAGCATATAGCTCCGTAGAGGCATATCTTAGCACCAACTCTTCCAAGATTGCCAAGAGGCTCAAAGCCGAGGTGGGAAAGGATAGCAGCAAATTGTTATTAAGCATGGATGAACATGAACGAGTGACTGATGAATTCAACGGCGTACAGGTCTGGTGGCTTTCAAGTAAAGTTGTCTCTTTGTCACGGCCCATGTCATATTATCCCGAGCCAGAAAAAAGATATTACAGGCTTAAGTTTCACAAGAAACATCGAGAAATGATAACCGAGACTTACTTGGAGCATGTACTGAACAAGGGAAAAGAAATTAAGAGGCAAAATAAGCAGAGAAGGCTTTACACTAACAATAGTAGCAGCAGTATTAAGTATTCAAGCCGCAGGCAGACACTGTGGAGTCATATTGTGTTTGAGCATCCAGCTACGTTTGAAACTTTGGCGATGGAGCCTGATAAGAAGCAGGAGATCACTGAAGATCTGTTAAAATTTAGCCAAAGTAAGGATTATTATGCAAGAATTGGTAAATCTTGGAAACGAGGTTACCTGCTTCATGGTCCTCCAGGGACTGGAAAATCAACCATGATCGCCGCAATGGCAAATTTTCTAAGCTATGATATTTACGATCTTGAGCTGACAGCTGTCAAGGATAACACGGAGCTAAGGATGCTTTTGATCGGGACAACGAGTAAATCTATAATTGTTATCGAGGACATTGATTGTTCACTTGAGCTTACTGGCCAGAGGAAGAAAAATGAGGAGAAACCTTTAGACAGTGACAAGAGGAAGAAGGAAGCGGGTAAAGAACCCAAGGATGAGGGTGGCAGCAAAGTTACTCTATCAGGATTACTAAATTTCATTGACGGTTTGTGGTCTTCAAGTGGAGGCGAGCGGATCATTGTGTTTACAACTAATTATGTGGAGAAACTTGACCCAGCTCTTACTAGATCAGGACGAATGGACAAACATGTTGAAATGTCCTACTGCAGTTTTGAAGGCTTTAAGGTGCTTGCTAAAAATTACCTGGACGTGGAGGCGCATCCTACATTTGATTTAATTCAACACTTGATGGCGGAGGCCTTAATTACACCTGCTGATGTTGCAGAAAACCTCATGCCCAAGACCGCAACTGAAAATGCACATGTTTGTCTTTCGAATCTGATTCGAGCTCTCGATGAAGCCAAGGACCTTAAAAAGAATGAACTGGAAAAGGTAAAAGCAATGTCATCAGATAAACACAAGGAACCAGTAAAGGTGGAAGCCATGTTGCTGGATCAACCGAAGGAACTAGTGAAGGTGGATGAAATGCTGCCAGATGAACAAGAAGCTACAGCAATATTATAA